A region of Sulfurimonas sp. DNA encodes the following proteins:
- a CDS encoding nickel-dependent hydrogenase large subunit — MKKIVIDPITRIEGHLRVEVEVDEDGVVQDAFVSGQLFRGIEMILKNRDPRDAGLLAGRICGVCTNSHFRAAVSSVEDAYSLKLPKNAEIIRDLMAMALFIQDHVVHFYHLHSLDFVDITSALSADAKLTSKEALKYHDKPFRNSHSHYDAVLDKLTKFVDAGKLGPFANAYWGHSSYKLTPEQNLIMISHYFEALKFQTKISKAVAIFGGKTPHPQSIVVGGITSVADMLNPQRLNDYLFIIKEAKEFIDRAYLPDAKLLTIAYRDEIKAADGRANGNFLSVGGYEFDDKSLFSSGVIYNHDFENISEFNESKITEEIDRAWYKNKPLDNEVEYTDLNPDATLKTAKNDDKYSWIKAPRYDGKVMETGPLARVIISYKKDNTLIKSFVDEFLASTDLELMDLSSSVGRNAARAIETTYICEYIFKLVSNLIQNIKYYDTETWVKFDFDSMKKETKGRAFFEVPRGTLSHFVNIKDAKIENFSVIAPTTWNATPKNFDGVRGAYEEALVGLKIQDTSKPLEVLRVLHSFDPCLACAVHVMDFGSANLNKFKV, encoded by the coding sequence ATGAAAAAAATTGTAATAGACCCCATAACAAGAATAGAAGGGCATCTAAGAGTTGAAGTAGAAGTTGATGAAGATGGCGTAGTTCAAGACGCATTTGTAAGTGGACAACTTTTTCGTGGAATAGAGATGATTTTAAAAAATCGTGACCCTAGAGATGCGGGACTATTAGCTGGAAGAATTTGTGGTGTTTGTACAAACTCTCATTTTCGTGCAGCTGTTAGTAGTGTTGAAGATGCTTACTCTCTAAAACTTCCTAAAAATGCCGAAATTATTCGTGACTTGATGGCGATGGCTCTTTTCATTCAAGACCATGTTGTTCATTTTTATCATCTTCATTCATTGGACTTTGTGGATATTACATCCGCTTTAAGTGCAGATGCAAAACTAACCTCAAAAGAAGCACTCAAGTATCACGATAAGCCATTTAGAAATTCTCACTCACATTATGATGCTGTTTTAGATAAGTTGACTAAGTTTGTAGATGCTGGAAAACTTGGACCATTTGCAAATGCTTACTGGGGACATAGTTCATATAAATTAACACCAGAGCAAAATCTTATTATGATTTCACATTATTTTGAAGCTTTAAAATTTCAAACAAAAATCAGTAAGGCAGTAGCTATTTTTGGTGGTAAAACTCCACATCCACAAAGTATAGTTGTTGGAGGAATTACAAGTGTAGCTGACATGTTAAATCCACAAAGACTTAATGATTATCTATTTATAATTAAAGAAGCTAAGGAGTTTATAGATAGAGCGTATTTACCAGATGCTAAACTTTTAACTATCGCTTATAGAGATGAGATAAAAGCAGCAGACGGTAGAGCAAATGGTAACTTTTTATCTGTAGGTGGTTATGAGTTTGACGATAAAAGTTTGTTTAGTTCTGGTGTGATTTATAATCATGATTTTGAAAATATTTCAGAGTTTAATGAAAGTAAAATTACCGAAGAAATAGACCGAGCTTGGTATAAAAATAAACCGCTTGATAATGAAGTAGAATATACAGACTTAAATCCAGATGCTACTTTAAAAACGGCAAAAAATGATGATAAATACTCATGGATAAAAGCTCCTAGATATGACGGTAAAGTTATGGAAACAGGACCATTGGCTAGAGTAATTATAAGTTATAAAAAAGACAACACTCTTATAAAATCTTTTGTAGATGAGTTTTTAGCATCTACAGACTTGGAACTTATGGACTTATCTTCTAGTGTTGGACGAAATGCAGCAAGAGCGATTGAAACCACTTATATTTGTGAATATATTTTTAAATTGGTTTCAAACTTGATACAAAATATAAAATATTATGACACAGAAACTTGGGTAAAATTTGATTTTGATTCTATGAAAAAAGAGACAAAAGGTAGAGCATTTTTTGAAGTACCAAGAGGTACTCTGTCTCATTTTGTAAATATCAAAGATGCTAAGATTGAAAACTTCTCAGTAATTGCTCCAACAACATGGAATGCAACTCCTAAAAACTTTGATGGAGTTAGAGGAGCTTATGAGGAAGCTTTGGTTGGCTTAAAGATACAAGACACTTCCAAACCACTAGAGGTTTTAAGAGTTCTTCATTCATTTGACCCATGTTTAGCATGTGCAGTGCATGTTATGGACTTTGGTAGTGCAAATTTAAATAAGTTTAAGGTTTAG
- a CDS encoding methyl-accepting chemotaxis protein, which translates to MEKSYSSLTSARDSKAEQIQNFFRERIGDINIIVQSDNVKALVNSLTSLDNKLFIDPQGAFPITNPEVKKATAPHEKFFNKYIKEYGYYDLFLIDPEDGHVIYTVAKESDYGKNLITGSLKNSGLAEIFKKVKELKRAVFVDMKPYAPSNGAPAMFLGAPVLDKDGQLEGILVFQISDAAINKIMQFRSGYGYSQEDYLVGQDKLMRSDSFLDPKAHSLQASFANPTTGSCDTQASRNALSGQKDTKVIMDYNGNPVLSSYAPIKVGQDLNWAILSEIDEAEVLITPNNIRNTLIIGASIILLIVIAIAFFVISISIIKPLDAFKIKILEISSNHDLKQRVDINAPQEIMDMGKSLNTLLNSLQELIATAKNSSTENSSISHELSTTAVSVGNNVENSVTIVEEATVQAKSVQDEITNAISDAQKSKNDIVEANENLGTARNDIISLTSKVQITAQTEAELSQNMETLSKDAEEVKNVLVIIGDIADQTNLLALNAAIEAARAGEHGRGFAVVADEVRKLAERTQKTLAEINATINVVVQSISDASTQMSANSNEIQKLANIAQTVEDRINSTVVIVNEAVDASDRTVKDFENTGKNVKVIVGKVEKINVLSSTNARSVEEIASAAEHLNTLTNELNSKLETFRT; encoded by the coding sequence ATGGAAAAAAGTTACAGTAGCTTAACCTCAGCAAGGGATTCTAAAGCTGAACAGATTCAAAACTTCTTTAGAGAAAGAATTGGTGATATAAATATAATTGTACAGAGCGATAATGTAAAAGCTTTAGTGAATAGTTTAACTAGCTTAGATAATAAGCTATTTATAGATCCACAAGGTGCCTTTCCTATAACTAACCCAGAAGTTAAAAAAGCAACAGCTCCACATGAAAAGTTCTTTAATAAATATATAAAAGAATATGGTTATTATGATTTATTTTTGATTGATCCAGAAGATGGTCATGTTATCTATACAGTAGCAAAAGAATCTGATTATGGTAAAAATCTTATAACAGGAAGTTTAAAAAATAGTGGACTTGCAGAAATATTTAAAAAAGTAAAAGAGCTAAAAAGAGCTGTATTTGTAGACATGAAACCTTATGCCCCAAGCAATGGTGCTCCAGCTATGTTTTTAGGTGCTCCTGTACTTGATAAAGATGGACAATTAGAAGGAATTTTAGTATTTCAAATCTCAGATGCTGCGATAAATAAAATCATGCAATTTAGAAGTGGTTACGGATACTCTCAAGAAGATTATTTAGTCGGTCAAGATAAGCTTATGAGAAGCGATAGCTTCTTAGACCCTAAAGCTCACTCTTTACAAGCTTCATTCGCCAATCCAACTACAGGTAGTTGTGATACACAAGCAAGTAGAAATGCCTTAAGTGGTCAAAAAGACACAAAAGTAATTATGGACTATAATGGTAATCCTGTGTTATCTTCTTATGCTCCAATTAAAGTAGGCCAAGATTTAAATTGGGCAATATTAAGTGAAATAGATGAAGCAGAAGTTTTAATAACTCCAAATAATATTAGGAATACTCTTATTATAGGTGCTTCCATTATTTTACTCATTGTTATTGCTATTGCATTTTTTGTTATCTCAATAAGTATTATTAAACCATTAGATGCATTTAAAATAAAGATACTTGAAATCTCTTCTAATCATGATTTAAAGCAAAGAGTAGACATAAACGCTCCACAAGAGATTATGGATATGGGTAAAAGCCTCAATACTTTACTTAACTCATTACAAGAACTAATAGCTACTGCTAAAAATTCTTCTACTGAAAATTCTTCCATATCTCATGAGCTTTCAACTACTGCCGTAAGTGTTGGAAATAATGTTGAAAATTCTGTTACCATAGTAGAAGAAGCAACAGTCCAAGCAAAATCAGTTCAAGATGAAATAACAAATGCCATTTCTGATGCTCAAAAATCTAAAAATGATATTGTTGAAGCGAATGAAAATCTAGGAACTGCAAGAAATGACATCATATCTTTAACATCAAAAGTTCAAATCACTGCACAAACAGAGGCGGAACTCTCCCAAAATATGGAAACTCTTTCAAAAGATGCAGAAGAAGTCAAAAATGTGTTAGTTATCATAGGAGATATAGCAGATCAAACTAATTTACTTGCTTTAAATGCTGCTATAGAAGCTGCAAGGGCGGGAGAACACGGAAGAGGTTTTGCAGTTGTTGCAGATGAAGTTAGAAAACTGGCTGAGAGAACTCAAAAAACATTAGCAGAGATAAATGCAACTATAAATGTTGTTGTTCAATCTATCAGTGACGCTTCTACTCAAATGAGTGCAAATTCAAATGAGATACAAAAACTTGCAAATATCGCACAAACAGTTGAAGATAGAATCAACTCAACAGTTGTTATAGTGAATGAAGCAGTTGATGCAAGTGATAGAACTGTAAAAGACTTTGAAAATACTGGTAAGAATGTAAAAGTAATTGTAGGTAAAGTAGAAAAAATAAACGTACTCTCATCTACAAATGCTAGAAGTGTTGAAGAAATTGCTTCGGCAGCTGAACATTTAAATACACTGACAAATGAGCTTAATTCAAAACTTGAAACATTTCGTACTTAA
- a CDS encoding hydrogenase small subunit, translating to MRVIIVGGGIVAVYLANNLKRLSSHLEITILSDEKYLPYDRIHLCRLIDGSQITSDISLTLDPMVKVELNQKIIKIDKKAKRVFSHNSMFTYDKLIMATGSLPISLFNNEGISNVAIFRSADDCTLIKDGIKSREVVIVGSGPISLELLETLSKMPNVLKITLLIRAKHLYSKHLSIDAIKIIQDCYISSGKINISYEDEIVDKVITNGEVTLLKTKKLNIRNPFIIFGIGIKPNIQEFRDELRCNRGILTNRYMQSEDENIYAVGECAEVEKFGFVAGHVKECTSQADCAISHILQREVKEFELEVSIDMLKVGEFDLVEVNSAKFTNEYEKILISSKKDNRIDEYFVNDDKLTRFIGINSNVDIAYIQTLIDSGEKVDINYLYENRLIGERGRLVCSCEHVYVLDLVDIVKQTGITSFGELSDFSEAGRVCGRCKIMVQDIIKESQHLIDPNMLRKTPEDLKREKEIAKVQKRLDKFNALNPINKLTTKNLEAAISSIDIAKSEVNSWVSMVTANMQLHPNFEQVVDAGVTMLNKIPIIWLELSDCSGNSEAFIKSANPSIEELIFDYISLDYHELLMSASGEQSETILQDIVKNQKGEYILIVEGAVPLAMDGKFLRIGPDAKTGIELLRECAKDAALVLAVGSCALDGGIVAAAPNPTGAVGVSEALKRDDIINLPGCPVNPTNIVGTLLSYIMFEELPVLDKFNRPLWVYEGRVHDNCERRGHYELGEFVEEWGDEGAKKGYCLFEMGCKGPYANVNCPTMKFNQGTSWSVQAGHGCMACTEMGFVDKFANERVYKEDEE from the coding sequence ATGAGAGTCATAATCGTTGGTGGTGGCATCGTTGCTGTGTATTTAGCAAATAACTTAAAACGACTTAGTTCGCATTTAGAAATTACTATCTTAAGTGATGAAAAGTATTTGCCTTATGACAGGATTCATCTTTGTCGTTTAATAGATGGCTCACAAATAACTTCGGATATTTCTTTAACTCTTGACCCTATGGTAAAAGTAGAGTTAAATCAAAAGATAATTAAGATAGATAAAAAAGCTAAACGAGTATTTTCTCATAATTCAATGTTTACTTATGACAAACTTATCATGGCAACAGGCTCACTTCCTATCTCATTATTTAATAATGAGGGTATTTCAAATGTAGCCATTTTTAGAAGTGCAGATGATTGTACTCTCATAAAAGATGGCATAAAGAGTAGGGAAGTTGTTATAGTTGGTAGTGGTCCGATTTCTCTTGAGCTTTTAGAAACTCTAAGCAAGATGCCAAATGTCTTAAAAATCACATTACTCATACGAGCTAAGCATCTATACTCTAAACATCTAAGCATAGATGCTATAAAAATCATACAAGACTGTTATATAAGTAGTGGAAAAATCAACATATCTTATGAAGATGAGATAGTTGATAAAGTTATAACAAATGGTGAAGTCACACTTCTTAAAACTAAAAAACTAAATATACGAAACCCTTTTATTATATTTGGTATTGGGATTAAACCAAATATACAAGAGTTTAGAGATGAGCTTAGGTGTAACAGAGGTATCTTAACAAACAGGTATATGCAAAGTGAAGATGAAAATATATATGCTGTTGGTGAATGTGCTGAGGTAGAAAAGTTTGGCTTTGTTGCTGGACATGTTAAAGAGTGTACTTCTCAAGCTGATTGTGCGATTTCACATATTTTACAAAGAGAAGTCAAAGAGTTTGAACTTGAAGTTAGCATAGATATGTTAAAAGTTGGAGAGTTTGATTTGGTAGAAGTTAACTCTGCTAAGTTTACAAATGAGTATGAAAAGATACTGATAAGTTCTAAAAAAGACAATAGAATTGATGAATATTTTGTAAATGATGATAAATTAACAAGGTTTATAGGAATAAACTCAAATGTAGATATTGCATATATACAAACTCTCATAGATAGTGGTGAAAAAGTTGATATTAACTATCTTTATGAGAACAGACTAATTGGTGAGAGGGGAAGACTTGTTTGTAGTTGTGAGCATGTATATGTCCTAGATTTAGTAGATATAGTAAAACAAACAGGAATCACTTCCTTTGGAGAGCTTTCAGACTTTAGTGAGGCTGGACGAGTTTGTGGTAGATGTAAAATAATGGTTCAAGATATTATAAAAGAATCTCAACATTTAATAGACCCAAATATGCTACGAAAAACTCCAGAGGATTTAAAAAGAGAAAAAGAGATAGCTAAAGTTCAAAAACGACTAGATAAGTTTAATGCACTAAATCCCATAAATAAATTGACTACAAAAAATTTAGAAGCAGCCATTAGTTCTATTGATATTGCAAAGTCAGAAGTAAATAGTTGGGTGTCAATGGTAACAGCAAATATGCAACTGCATCCAAATTTTGAACAGGTTGTAGATGCTGGAGTGACAATGCTTAATAAGATTCCTATTATTTGGTTAGAGTTAAGTGATTGTAGTGGAAATTCAGAAGCATTTATAAAATCAGCAAACCCAAGCATAGAAGAGCTGATATTTGATTATATCTCACTTGATTATCATGAACTTTTGATGAGTGCAAGTGGTGAGCAGAGTGAAACAATTTTACAAGATATAGTTAAAAATCAAAAGGGTGAGTATATTTTAATAGTAGAAGGTGCTGTTCCTTTAGCAATGGATGGAAAGTTTTTAAGAATAGGTCCAGATGCTAAAACAGGCATAGAACTTTTACGAGAGTGTGCTAAAGATGCTGCGTTAGTGTTAGCTGTTGGAAGTTGTGCTTTAGATGGAGGCATCGTAGCTGCCGCGCCAAACCCAACAGGAGCAGTCGGAGTAAGTGAAGCTCTAAAAAGAGATGACATCATAAACCTTCCTGGATGTCCTGTAAACCCAACAAATATAGTGGGAACATTATTATCCTACATAATGTTTGAAGAGTTGCCAGTTTTAGATAAGTTTAACCGACCTTTATGGGTTTATGAAGGTAGAGTTCATGACAACTGTGAGAGAAGAGGTCACTATGAACTAGGAGAGTTTGTAGAGGAGTGGGGAGATGAAGGTGCAAAAAAAGGTTACTGTCTTTTTGAGATGGGATGTAAAGGCCCTTATGCAAATGTAAACTGCCCAACTATGAAGTTTAACCAAGGTACGAGTTGGTCTGTTCAAGCAGGTCACGGCTGTATGGCATGTACAGAGATGGGCTTTGTCGATAAGTTTGCAAATGAGCGAGTTTACAAAGAGGATGAAGAGTAA
- a CDS encoding YaiI/YqxD family protein — MINIYVDGDAFPNLLKPILYRAIKRLKIYTFVIANKKINIGKSDFISYLIVDAGADEADDKIVEMLKKGDLVITADIPLADRVITKNAHAIDHRGELYSVDNIKQYLAMRDLMAQIRDSGELTKGPKPFNTKDAQQFANQLNSFLSKLNKVKHSPSF; from the coding sequence ATGATTAATATATATGTAGATGGTGATGCTTTCCCAAATCTTCTAAAGCCGATTTTATATCGAGCCATTAAAAGACTAAAAATATATACTTTTGTTATAGCCAATAAAAAAATAAATATTGGTAAAAGTGATTTTATAAGTTACCTGATAGTAGATGCAGGAGCTGATGAGGCAGATGATAAAATAGTAGAAATGCTTAAAAAAGGTGATTTAGTAATTACTGCGGATATTCCACTTGCAGATAGAGTTATCACAAAAAATGCTCATGCAATAGACCATAGAGGTGAACTATATAGTGTAGACAATATAAAGCAATACCTTGCCATGAGAGATTTGATGGCACAGATAAGGGATAGTGGAGAGCTTACAAAAGGACCAAAACCATTTAACACAAAAGATGCACAACAGTTTGCAAATCAATTAAACTCTTTTTTAAGCAAATTAAATAAGGTTAAGCATTCTCCCAGTTTTTAG